In Calypte anna isolate BGI_N300 chromosome Z, bCalAnn1_v1.p, whole genome shotgun sequence, the following are encoded in one genomic region:
- the GRP gene encoding gastrin-releasing peptide, producing MGGGPRRPGVLPLLALALLAAQGGAAPLQPGGSPALTKIYPRGSHWAVGHLMGKKSTGDFPYIYEEESKTPLSALPENIKQLEDYLQWEEISKYLLWLLEGNENKSAHFLKGGLPWYTRNTWETDDNSSWKDMMDYLLQVMNMKESTPS from the exons ATGGGGGGCGGCCCGCGGCGTCCCGGGGTGCTGCCGCTTCTGGCGCTGGCGCTGCTGGCGGCTCAGGGCGGGGCAGCCCCGCTGCAGCCCGGCGGCTCCCCCGCGCTTACCAAGATCTACCCCCGCGGCAGCCACTGGGCTGTGG GACATCTAATGGGGAAAAAGAGCACTGGAGATTTTCCCTACATCtatgaagaagaaagcaagacaCCATTGTCAGCTCTGCCTGAAAATATCAAGCAGCTTGAAGACTACCTGCAGTGGGAAGAAATCTCCAAATATTTGCTATGGCTGCTGGaagggaatgaaaataaaagtgctcactttttaaaaggagGGCTTCCCTGGTATACCAGGAACACCTGGGAGACAGATGACAATAGCAGCTGGAAAGAT atgATGGACTATCTGCTTCAAGTTATGAATATGAAAGAGAGCACACCAAGCTGA